From the genome of Candidatus Deferrimicrobium borealis:
TGGTGGATCTTCCCCGAGGAGATGGCGTTGGCGAGGGCGCGGGTGACGTGCCCCTGCCCGACGATCTCCTCGAACGTCTTCGGGCGCCACTTCCTCGCGAGCGCCTCGTAGGCCATCGGCGCCGTGTCCCCCTCTCATCCTGGCGGAGGACACTCCTTCCCTCCACCCGGGGATGAACCAGGAATGTCCCCCTCTGACGCGCGGCGCGTACGCGACGCCCTCGCCGTGCGGTGAACCCGCACGGCTGCGCTTTACCTCACTGCGCCCCCCTCCTGCGGCGCCTCCGCCGGTCTCGCATTCGCGCCCCGCGGGTTCCGCGTTGCGCATCCCGCGGGTCCGCCGGCGGCCAGGTGAACCGCCGGCACACGGAGATGTGCGGCTGCCGCTGCTTCCTTCCGGACCTGACGGGGTTCGCCGACTTCCGTTGCGGCGGGCCTGGCCGCCGGCGCACCCGCGGCCGAGGCATCAAGAACGTGGGCATCCCTGCCCGCCTCGGCACTTGGCCATCCATGGCCATCGGGGCATCCGGCCGGTCGATCGCGTGTCGCAAAGAGGGATATCCTACGGGAACCGGGACCGCATTTCAAGGGCGGATCCCGGATCTACGAGGAGTCCGGGGTGCCCCGGTCCGCCAACGTCCACTTGAGGAGCGGAGGGGCGACGAGGGTGGTCACGATCACCATGATGACGACCGCGGAGTAGGTGGTCGCCCCGATCACTTTCTTTCCCTCGAGGACGAGAGACGCCCCGACGCTGGCGAAGATCAGGCCGACCTCCCCGCGGGGGATCATCCCGACCCCCACGGCCCACCGGTTGACCGTACTGTCGAGGACCCCCAGGGAGCAGGCCTGCTTCCCCGCGATGGCGGCGATGGTGAGCAGGAAGGCGAGCCAGAGCGCCCCCGTCGAAGCGAACGCGGTGAGGTCCACCTTCGCCCCCATCAGGACGAAGAAGACCGGCGCCAGCAGTTCCACGAGGGGACGAAGCGCATCTTCGAGATCGTGGATGTTCCGCTCACCGAACTTCTGAAAATGGACCGGTTCGAGGATGAGCCCCGCCGCGAACGCGCCCACGATCGGCGCCAGTCCCGCCACCCCGGCCAGGTGGGAGAGCAGGAAGCAGAACGCGAGCGAGACGCCGATCAGGACCCCCGCCCCCCGTAGCCGCGCCGCGCCCGAAAAGAGACGGGGAGTGATCCACGTGCCGATGAGGAGCGAGCCCGCGAGGAACCCCACCGCCTTCAAGGTGATCGCCACCTGCGGCCAGACCCCTTCGGGCGCCCCGCCCTGCTCCGCGGCAACGATGGAGCCGGAGATGGCGGCCAGGATGATCAGCCCGAGGACGTCGTCCACGACGGCGGCCCCGAGGATGATCCGCGCCTCCTTGCCGCGGGATTTCCCGATGTCCTGGAGGACGCGCGCCGTGATCCCGACGCTCGTGGCGCACAGGGTGGCCCCGAGGAAGGCGTGGGTCTGCCAGGAATCCCCGGGAACGAGCCATGCCCCGACCAGCCAGCCGAGGGCGAAGGGCGCGGCGACGCCCAGCACCGCCACGAGGAACGAGGAGAGCCCCACACGAAGGATGTCCCGGATCGTCGACTCGAGCCCCACTTCGAACAGGAGCACCACCACGCCGACCCTGGCGAAAAGATCGACACCGGGATCGGTCGCGATCTCCTCGAGTCCGTGGACGCCCGCAAGGGAAAGATTGCCGAGGAGGATCCCCGCCAGGAGCTCCCCGAGGACCGCCGGCTGCCCGAGCGCGACGGCCACGTGTCCCATGAGCTTCGCGCTCACGAGGATCACGACGAGGTACAGGAGGAGCGGGATGGAGGGGTCCTCGCCCGCGGCGAACGCGACCGCCGGGAACAGGAGGACGGCGGTGAGGAACAGGATCCCGCAGAACGGCGGTTTTCTCAAGGTGCGTCCCTTCTCCCCTTCATCTGATCGATCGTCTCCTCGAACGCGATCCCGAACGGAAGGCCACCCGGGTTGGCGGGAAGCGGCGGCCATCGGATTTGATCGTTTACGAGTTCCCCGATAGGATATATTTTCATGAAATGAAACCGGAAAAGAACATGATTCGCGATCTCGGCTGGTCTGCGGTTGGAGCATCCATCGCGATAGGGATCGCATTGTGGTTTGTCGGGGATGGTCGTTCCCCCTTTTTATTGGCGTCGCTGGGTGGATCAACGGTATTTCTTTTCGCCCTGACCGAATCCGAGGCAGCTCAACCCAGAGCATTATTTGGCGGGCATTTGGGTGGAGCATTGATCGGAATTCTCGCGTTCCGATTCTTCGGAGATGCACTCTGGGTTTCCGTGCTCGCTGTTGTGTTGACCATGGTGTTCATGGTTCTCACCCGTACGATTCATCCTCCAGCCGGCGCAAATCCATTGTTTATGGTTCACAATCACGCGGGCATGGGGATATTGCTTAAACCGGTACTCCTCGGTGTCGGACTGTTATTCATCACTGCAA
Proteins encoded in this window:
- a CDS encoding cation:proton antiporter, with the translated sequence MRKPPFCGILFLTAVLLFPAVAFAAGEDPSIPLLLYLVVILVSAKLMGHVAVALGQPAVLGELLAGILLGNLSLAGVHGLEEIATDPGVDLFARVGVVVLLFEVGLESTIRDILRVGLSSFLVAVLGVAAPFALGWLVGAWLVPGDSWQTHAFLGATLCATSVGITARVLQDIGKSRGKEARIILGAAVVDDVLGLIILAAISGSIVAAEQGGAPEGVWPQVAITLKAVGFLAGSLLIGTWITPRLFSGAARLRGAGVLIGVSLAFCFLLSHLAGVAGLAPIVGAFAAGLILEPVHFQKFGERNIHDLEDALRPLVELLAPVFFVLMGAKVDLTAFASTGALWLAFLLTIAAIAGKQACSLGVLDSTVNRWAVGVGMIPRGEVGLIFASVGASLVLEGKKVIGATTYSAVVIMVIVTTLVAPPLLKWTLADRGTPDSS
- a CDS encoding HPP family protein, producing MKPEKNMIRDLGWSAVGASIAIGIALWFVGDGRSPFLLASLGGSTVFLFALTESEAAQPRALFGGHLGGALIGILAFRFFGDALWVSVLAVVLTMVFMVLTRTIHPPAGANPLFMVHNHAGMGILLKPVLLGVGLLFITAIIWSRIRPGKSYPVNWG